CACCCACCAGCTGAGGATCCACGCCGCTATCGCCAGGACGACGTCCCCGAAGACCGCTGCTGCTCCTATGATCCCGAGCGCGTTGATCTGGGAGAGGACGTTTCGCCATCCCACGTAATAAAGGACCCCTCCGAGGAGCCCAACCCCAACCACGATGGAAAGGGTGTAGCTCAACCCCTTTCTGAGCGGCTTTTTCATGGGGAAATCCTAGCACATCCATGATGGTGTTATCAACTCAACTCGTTACCCGCGGGGAAGACGAATATCCGATCTGGAGGGAGATGAAAGGTGAGCCGAGCCCCGGGTTGTACCGACTCTTCCCACTCCGGGATCCGCGCCCGCACGATCCCAATCGGGGTAGAGGCGATGATCACCCGCGCGTCGCCGTGGTACTCGCTCTCCACGACCTCGACCGGTAGGGGGTTCTCC
This sequence is a window from Candidatus Bipolaricaulota bacterium. Protein-coding genes within it:
- a CDS encoding TOBE domain-containing protein; this encodes RGSQFLGRISSGESVIVNGHPLRIAPPREEIPTGTEVEVIVREEDVRLGPGENPLPVEVVESEYHGDARVIIASTPIGIVRARIPEWEESVQPGARLTFHLPPDRIFVFPAGNELS